In Epinephelus moara isolate mb chromosome 20, YSFRI_EMoa_1.0, whole genome shotgun sequence, the genomic stretch NtgatgatttcggaacaacgggacttcggaacaatgagtttaatatggtcggaacaatgggcagttcccacaATGACGAGGCATGCTAACATCTGCCCTGAACACAAagaacagctgaggctgatagGAAGTATTGGACAAACTGAAATTTTGACATGATGATGGAGCCCAATGAAAAATCAGATCACCACAGTTATTACAGTTTATTCAGAGGGGAACAGTCTGAACCAAAACTCAGAGCAATCTTCAGAGAGACCAgaccagacgtccctctccccagtgacgctttccagctcctcctgggggaccccagtgtgttcccaggccagatgagatatgtaatacCTTGCCCAGCATGGGGACACCGGGCCCCCCCTGGAGCCAGACCCTGGGGTGGCTGGGCCTTGGGGCCCAGTTGGGACTCAACCTGAATAAATAACATTGAGCCGTGGCCCCGTGGGcccctgtgggcccaccacctgcagggGCAGGAATCAGGGTTCGGTGCATTGTGTGCCGGGGGCAGGCAGGGGCGGGGCCCCGGGCGTGCTGATCCCTGGCATCGCAGAGTTGTGAATTTGTAGCTTAATAAGTCCTCCCAGTTTTATTTTCCCATGCTGTCCTGGTCGTCCAGGCTTCCATGAGAAACtcttatttatttgattattaaacTTCAAATGTTTTGTCACATGTCCTACACGTAGACAGGAAAAAGAAACGTGAAGCTAAACCACGTTTCCTGTAACTTTAATTGTTAAGCGAGTACTAAGTAAAGTTTCACATTAGCCTTCTAAGATGCAGCAAAACCAGAGATACTCTCTTTTTTCAATTCACACATTTGTCTGAGTATAAATGTTCACAATGGCGTGGACCACATGCgtagggtctgctgcacaagtataaatccccctttaCTCCCACTTATGGTCTCAAGTATGAGCATCAAGAGATTGAAACATCTAATCATAAAGTGACCTGCTGGAGGACCAGAGTACACCGTCATGTCTTTCTCCAAGAAAGGGAAATCAGATTCCAAAAAACAAGAGacagaaaggaaagagaaaaaacaaaaaataaattaaaaggaGCTTGAGGGAGACGTGGATCAAGAGAGGCaggggggcccacagagactgctcaTGCATAGGGCCTtgaatttggtgctacgcccctgaGTGAGTccccacagtgtgtgtgtgtgaacaggttGTTGTTCTCACATTGTTATggatccacaaacacacacactcacactgttgCTGGTCAGATGGGGTGACATTAGCTCCCCTATCACAtcctctgtgtgaggagctGCAGTGGGTGAGTTGGGAGCCGGAGGTTGGTAGGgtttgggggtgggggtggtggcTCCACCATTGTCGGGCGCACATTGAGGCCCGCTGGCACGCCGGCAGGCAGCTTACCACCGCAAGGCTGCTGGGAGCCACAAAGGGCCACGACGGAGGGAGAGTCGAGCTGGTTGAACTTCACCAACACCCGCAGCCTAATCCTCCTGCCCTGTACATCTGCGCCGGGTCGGTTTCAAAAGCCAGACCCCCTTTTTTGCCTCTAAAAtcccccccacctcctcctccccatcaTGCACcaactcttttcttttctctcagttttATTCTGCAGCAGGAGAAAGGACGGCCTTTTGTAGTGGCCCATagtgtcacacagacacaagaccTGAGGCTGCTAGTCGTCAAATGGAAGCTCTCTCTGGGCCTTTCACAGCGCTCACTTTGCTCATGTCGACTTGGGGAAAGAGGGGGAAACTCTTATTTTAGCACGTGAAAAGGCTCCAGACGGGGACATGAAGGCCGGCTCTTCACATCGGACACAATTGACTTTGAAAGCCGGCGTTTCTCTGAGAGTAGTAGGGAGTGTTTGCCGGGATGTTGGCATCATGTTTTAATTGAATTTGACTGTCAGCAGGTCTCAAAGGGGCCCAAACAAGCTTATTATGAAAACACTCTTCTAGGATTCTGCTGAaggaaacatgaaaaaaaggtcaaatgACTTTTAAACGCTGCTGAAATCATTTTGGTTATTTCTAACTTTTACACAAATTGATGTAAATATACAAATTATAAAACAGTAAGACAGAGTCTGAATGGCTGTTAGAAGATAAAGCTgacaatattatttatattattacatATCAACAGTTTTAAGAAAACATATCCTCAAACTCACACAGCAGTTTTTCAGTCTTAACATTTTACTTAAAATCATAATTGTAGGGCACCCTGGTGGTCTAAAGCTGAAGGTGCAAACCATGAACTGCAACATCCCTGCTATATGACCTCTGTTGtgcactcaccagccactttattaggtacaccttgcttaattcttggtgtcatagattcaacaagaaagattttggtccatattgacatgatgacatcacacagttgatccatgatgagaatctcccgttccagcacatcccaaaggtgctctattggactgagatctggtgactgtggaggccattggagtacagtgaactcattgtcatgtttgagatgatgtgagctttgtgacatggtgcgttatcctgctggaagtagccatcagaagatgggtacactgtggtcataaagggatggacacgctcagcaacaatactcaggtaggctgtggtgtttaaaccatgctcagttggtactaagaaaatctcccccacaccattacaccaccagcagcagcctgaagcgttgatcattctgatgctcagtttgaacttcagcatgTCGTCTTCACCacgtctacatgactaaatacattgagctgctgccacatGACTGGCTGATCAGCTATTTGTATTCACGTGCAGTTGAACCGGTGTACCTGATAAAGTGGCAGGTAAGTGTACATCACCCTCCGTCTATCTCTGCCCTCCTTTCCTGTAATCTCTCTTCTGTCAGCCCctgtacacagacacaaaatatcaaaatcaatAACTGGAAAACAATTGTAAAACTGCAGGCCTACATTAAGGAAAGTAGTACTGAGACTTTTTGTTCTGGGATCCTTCACAGTAAAAGACAAAACCCTCCGTCTCAGAAAAAACATGGGACAAATCTCCATATTTTGAATTACAGACTTTATAATGAAACTGTATTCTACATTGTTGCCACTCCATCCACTCAAACATCCGCTTGTCTCTTTGCTTCTTGCTGCATGCCGTCCTGTCTGATGACATCAGCCTCAGTCTGTGTCAGGCTTTAAATGATAACATAATAATAAGAACAAAACCTGCAGAAGGTGGTCAACACTTTTTAATGACCTGTGTTTTAAGCACCTGCATGATGTAAGTTCAGATAGAAAGAGATGGAGCCTACAATGAAGACAGACTGAGTGCACAAGGTGATTCAATGTAATGGATGGGTCTGTCCCAATACTCACACTCACAGTTTTTGTGCTTTCCCGCGAAGGGCTAGGGTGTCCCAAACTTAAAGCTTTGTTTAAAAAGAGGTTGTTAATCTCAATGGGatcttcctggttaaataaaggttaattaaattaaattaatgtcTGAGAAGCTGCATGAACCTAAACCAGTGTAAATGACAGCTGAGGACGCCCTCTGGTGGAGAACATAACAAACTGCAGCCTGACACACGCTCTTCATAAATAACTCTATAACCAGGCTGATATGAAACTACTGACATGACTGAAGGGGTTAAACTCTGCCAGCTGAATGCTTCTACTTCTACTGCTGAGAGACAATGAAACCTAACTCACAGATTCACACCCAGAGGTGGAGCTACAGTGACTGAGCAGAGCTGCAACGTCACATTTCCTGAAACGAAACTGAAAGTCAGTGTGAGTGAGATCAGAGCTGCAGTGGAGacaagtctctgtgtttctctctacACAAACATTCAACTGAATCCAGCACGTCTTTATCAACAACTGGTGAGTTCACTGACCTACAGAGACAAGAGACAACTAACTAAATATTTGGTCAACGTTTAGTTAAACCAGAATCCAttacaggaaaaaacaaacagtcatgCTAAAAGCCAAACTGGTCTGGCTTAGATTTCCTTTGGGTTGTTTAAAGTACAGAGTATCTGAATGTTTTTCTCAACGTCACTGTTTCTGTAGTGACTGCTGCCTGTCTTTGTAaggacacacagctgattaCTGTGTGGTATTCAACTGATTCCAGGGGCTGTATTCAGCTTCCCGGTGCGAAGATTTGCTCCTTGTGACGATATTATAAGAAAATTATTAGAACtgtgacgttttcttagaatttctcCTCAAAGTTAAGACTAAATCTGTGTAAAGATAGAAGTTATTTACtgagcatcttagaccttaaaagagctcctaaggtgaaaaactgttaggagcagggaggaggacttttaagaggctcaagagtttcttaatcagaggagaaaatggtggaaacacaaagaggtcagagaaatattctccaaacaatggatgacagtgagtcaaagaaatgctacagattagatcatgAAGGGAGAATATGTGTGGTCAATCTCATTAGGGGTATGCACGCATTTCATACCCAACACAACAACACCAgacataaaatgatcacaacactaagatatttggaaaactgtaaaaacagtgcagcagtgatgagttgagtctgtctcaaccttccatcagcagagtgatcacactaacagtgacaacactttgacagtcagcagttcatttcatttccactgggtgtccacatcATGCAAGCTTATAAAGGGGTGTGTctgtaacaaccaatcacatctgttaaaagaatgcatcacacctagcaacggggtcaaccacacctcctcactcaGATAAAACTTTCTGTCCCTTCTTTGCTCAGAGtcgctctgagaactttcctaaatcactacTAAGCTAGGAGTCcttactaaaagtttttaggctaagtcaagagctctctgagaggactctcAGAATGTTTATGAATATGGCCCCTGggaccggttgcacaaaacaccttaagttttctccttaagtatgacacttctCAGCTGGCATTCTAATGTTTATTCACTGTTGAAACAACGTCATACACCATGGTTGAATAACTGTTGATTTATGTTTGGTTTTGAAAGATGAATCAATGTTGATTTGACAATGTTTTCAAATTTTCTCATGCTGTCCTGGTCGTCCAGGCTTCCATGAGaaacctttatttatttgattattaaacTTCAAATGTTTTGCATGGAACATCACATGTCCTTCACACAGACAGGGAAAAGAAACTTGATTCTAAACCACATTTCCTGTAACTTTAATTGTTAAGCGAGTACCCTGATCTCACATTAACCTTCTAAGATTAACAAACTCAAGATGGAGGATGTAAAAATTTGATGCAGAAGACCCAGAGATATTGTCTATTTTCAGTTCACACATTCTTTTAagaataaatgctcacaacggtgcAGGCCACGTGCGTgggctacggcgtagggtctgctgcacaagtataaatccccctttaCTCCCACTCATAGTCTCAAGTATGAGCATCGAGGGATTGAAACATCTAATCATAAACTGACCTGCTGGAGCCCCAGCCCCTACAAAACgttaaaaaacatttgtttaaacagaaacagcGGTGTGTTGAACATCTCATTGTGTAACGTAGGTGCATGGCCtttgaaaaaaaagatcattACCTAGTAGAACACTGCATTGCTGGTTTAGTGTGTAAGGTGAAGTggagcaaatattcaaatatagcATGCATttacactgatattgattttgtgGTATCTATATAGTGACAATAGTTTGATTTCATTAAACAAATAATGAACACCACCTCCACTCTACTGCTCTTGATTTGATAAACAAATAACCTAAAGACGTATaattacagtttgttttctcACGCTTTGTGTCCTCAGAGTGTCGATATGTCTGCTGCCAGCTGTCTGCTGACTGAAGATCAGTTCCTGTGCTCCATCTGTCTGGATGTGTTCACTGATCCAGTCACCACAACATGTGGACACAACTTCTGTAAAACCTGCATCACTGAACACTGGAGTACTAATGTCCCCTATCAGTGTCCAAACTGTAAAGAGGTTTTCACCACCAGACCTGAGCTGCAGGTCAACACTTTAATATCTGAGATGGCTGCTCAGTTCAGACAGTCAGCTCAACAgaaagccagcagcagcagctcagagcaaCAAGTTTCCAAACCAGCAGAGGTTCCCTGTGACGTCTGCACTGGATCCAAACTGAAGGCCCTGAAGTCCTGCCTGGTGTGTTTGGTCTCCTACTGTGAGACTCACCTGGAGCCTCATCTGACAATGTCAGGTCTGAAGAGACATCAGCTGATCGACCCTGTGGAGAACCTGGAAGGCAGGATGTGTCTGAAGCACGATAAACTGCTGGAGCTGTTCTGTAAGACCGACCAGATGTGTGTCTGCGTGCTCTGCACTGTTTCACACCACAAGACACATGATGTTGTTCCTCTGAGAGAAGAATATGAAGGAAAGAAGGCCGAGCTGAAGGTTGAAATTCAGCAGATGATCCAGAAGAGACGACTGAAGATTGAGGAGATCAAACACTCAGTGGAGCTCAGTAAGGaagatgcagacagagagatagcagatggtgttcaggtcttcaccgCTCTGAAGGAGTCTGTTGAGAGAAGCCAGGCCGAGCTCATGGACACGatcaaagagaagcagagaaagacagagaaacaggctgAAGGCTTCATCAAAGAGCTGGAACAGGAAATCTCTGAGCTGAAGAAGAGGAGCACTGAGGTGGAGCAGCTCTCACGCTCTGAAGACCACCTCCATGTCCTTCAAAGCTTCACGTCCCTGAACACTGCTCCACCCATCAAGAAGTGGACAGAGGTCAGCGTCTGTCCACTCTATGAAGGGACTGTGAGGAGAACTGTGAGTCAGCTGGAGGAGATGATCAGTAAACAGATGAAGAAACTCTTCACTGAGGTCGAGCTGAAGAGGGTCCAGCAGTCTGCAGTGGATGTGACACTCGATCCTGATACAGCACATCCTGGACTCATCCTGTCTGATGATGGAAAACAAGTTAAACATGGTGATGTAAAGAAGAATCTCCCAAACAGTCCAGAGAGATTTGATTCTTGTCCTAATGTCTTAGCAAAGCAGAGTTTCTCTTCAGGAAGATTTTATTATGAGGTTCAGGTTAAAGGGAAGACTAACTGGTATGCAGGAGTTGCCAGAGAGTCGATCAACAGGAAGGGACAGATCACACCTAACCCTCAGAATGGTTACTGGATAATAAGTCTGAGGAATGGAAACGAGTACAAAGCTTGTGCTGACCCTTCAGTCAGTCTCTCTCTGAAGTCTCGGCCTGAGAAGGTGGGGGTGTTTGTGGATTATGAGGAGGGTCTGGTCTCCTTTTATGATGTTGATGCTGCAGCTCTTATCTACTCCTTTACTGGCTGCTCCTTCACTGAGAAACTCTGCCTATTCCTCAGTCCCTGTCTTAATTACAGTGGTAGTAACTCTGCCCCTCTGATCATCTCTCCTGTCAGTCACACTTGGTAAAATAGGCAATTCATTTTCTACATGAAAGATTTTGTGCcatttaatgtaaaataatataagTATACTTATTAAGGTACACGCCACTTTATCACCCCCTTCCTATCCTACCATCTTAGGTTCATGTCATGCCTTTCATAATAGTAATCCCCCATCACCATACTACCTTATTGAAACAAGAGAATGTTACTGTGTTCCTAAATACTTATAAGCTCCCCCTGCTGTTGTCTGAAGCAACTTGGGGGATAGAGACCATTCTCCAATTTGACTCAGAACTCATGGAAgacaaaaccaacaaaagaaACTGTCACTTAATGTAACAGATAATGCTTTCAAAGTCAAATGTCAATATTTTAGCACTCTGTTCTTCAGCTATTAATGGTCCATTAACCCGTTTCCCATTTTCCAAATCTTTCTTAACCAGGTAAccggaaaaaaacattttttttattggagGTTAAGTGATTGAAAACGTTAgtctaattaattacatgttCTTTgatgaatttgtttcaaatatttttattgtgaagcaacAATAAAACAGCAGTACCATCTTTCTTGGTATAAAAATTGCCTCATTTCCattataaacaaacacattacagaactgtaatacaaatacaaaattagaaaatacaaaaataacaatACCTGGGGAGATAAATAAGAATAGAAATATATATTGTCCTAAATATGAGATTATTGGTTTCCAGATCTTGTCGAAGTCTTCCAGCTTGTTGTTCAGAGCATACCGAATCCTTTCAAGATGTAATGTATCAGTCAATGCAGTTACCCAGGCCCTAAAAGTTGGTGTCTCCTTCGATTTCCAATGTAAAAGGATGAGTTTTTTCCCCGCATAGTAGGCCGTAAGACAGAAGGTGGCGCTGAGTATTCTGCAGACTCCTAGTATTCCCTGATGCCCCCAGTATGACCAAGAGTGGATCTGGTTTTATTGTAATCCTAAGAATGTTCGTTGATGAATTTATCAAAATGAATTGCATACATCAATTACTGCTGTCAAGCTAtttcaaaaaattcaattcaaataaattttggcagatgtgttgcAGTAAAGCTTACAGaatttggacacaattgtccccctgtcctacACCACCCAAATTGATCTGCAGTCCTTTGCAATCCATTTTGTAAGGCGGTTAGTTAGTCGGTCACAGGAAGACTTACACAGTTTGAACACCTGGTCGAGTGTCGCTTGACGAGGCTGACTCCTAGcactagcatcagaggctgtgctagctcagacctctgggttcgctgctaaatgctttgtgttgaggtgatatttcagactTTAAGTTCTCTGATGGTACAAAAATTCTTCACTGCAGAAACTTTAGAGAACAGTGCttctatcaacagttccatctgggcgtttttaaatgtaaatgttcattCACGGGGCCAAACAGCGTCGTctcatatgtattttttttgtgtcacattGCTACTTTTTACACAGCTACAGATTTTACTACATTAATTGATATTATCTTATATAgtcaaagttattttaataacccCATTACCTGCTTAAAGGCTGTTGAATCATCCGAGAACAATATGTGCATAAATACGAAGCATTTGCACCTTGTAGTTGTGTTTGTGCCAGATTCAAAGCCCTTTATTGTCTGATCATTGTATATATAAAGAAGGGTTGCATGCTGGCACAAATCAATGAAGAGCAgtttatgaataaaataaaattaatttgctttcatcaaattttctttttaaattaacaacagacaaaataaagtcttaattgtagttattttgtttttgattgatATCAAAGCTGAGAAACAAGCTAATTGTGTTTCTAATGAAGCCAAATGATGTGATAAAACCATCAGACTGACCTGAGCTGCCAATCTCCAACGCCCCATCACATTTGAGATAACTGGTAGTGTAAGATAAGGTAGTGAATGCTTTagtcctgtttccaccaagcagtacgcttcagttcagttcggtacgctttttttctgtttccactgcgAAAAGTTGTGGACTGTACCAACAGAACCGTTCCGtactgtgaccatgtttggtccccccctctgttggggtacctagcacataGATCTgttactaaaaggtggagctgtgaacactgcagtccgcccacatttaagagtaatgtttgtggtggaaacactggggtctaggtaccatgtctgaagggtaacTTTTGGtgccaaaggtaccatactgacagtgttggtggagacggggctaTTGGTTCTGTCACAGCTCAGTTACTGTTCTGTGATTTGGTCAAGGCTTCATTGAATGAGATAAACAAATTACAAGTAGCTCAAAACAGAGCGACACACTGTGCACTGCAGTGCTCTGACAGAACTAATGTTAAAGACATGCTTGACACACTGAGTTGGCAAACTGTAAGGCAGAAATTCAACTATGCATTGTTACATTTTCCTGCTACCGAACGCTAAAACAATTATGATGCAGAAAACAGTCATGTACAGACAGTCCAGTCAATCTAAGTCAAAAAGGGCCCGACCTAGGAGAAACTGCAGTCGTAATGTTTCATGGTTTTTATTGGTCCTAAAACCCTCCTGCATCGTATGTTAAAAGTATACCGTCATTGATTTAGTGGAACTTTATTATTTCAAGGGCAAAAgcaaagtttcaacattttatagtGACATGGTGAAATGATGTTAATACTGGAGGGTGTATGGATACCTATCCAACACATTTGGTGTCTTGTCTTAAGTTTTTGGGTAAAGGATATTGTGATGTGTTGTACCTGTCCACTTACAGTTTGTGCCCCACTGCTCCTATGGGCGTATCTGCATCTAAACTGTCAAGtcatggttttttttgtttgtttgttttttgcggGAGTCAGAGGGGCAACTGCATCTGTGCGCACCGCCATCTTGGATAAATGATTCTGTATATTTCATatgtatgatgtcatcagggttggTTTGACGTAGAgatacagagtgtgtgtgagctgactgGATCTATTACTAATTTTTCTACTCTATTCCATTCAAATATTCTATTAGCATCTTTGCTCTTATTGtcatcatcttttttcttttcactcaCTTAAAACAATGCATTTAAATTTAAGTAAATTGCAAAGGCAAAATGAAACACTGTGCCTCATGATAATGTGCCAGAAAAAGACATCCAATACGTCTTATATGGGACAGGAAACACATACAAGGGCAACAGTGGAAGCTTCTACTTGTCAAAAACATCATGGGAAATCACTGGTGATCGTGTTTTATGGGCCCAGGTCAGACTTTTCACTAACTGGTACCACCCAAGGCAGCAAATACTAGTTTGGTATTATGAAAAACTTTTTATCTCTACATGATATTTCAACATAATCACCCTTCCCAAGTACAGATATCAACCTTCAATGACACCAACAGTTAAACCAAAGAATGAAAAAGCAGAGGCATGTTTCAAGTTTGGTCTCACTCAAGCTCTCAGTCTGGGTGCTGATATGCGTCATGGTTTTCATGGACAAACACGTTTGTATATGTGCTGAATGATAATATGATTTATAAGCTAATTTTATTGACTTTGTTTGGATTAAAGAAAGATCATTTTAGGGTACAGGGACCTCCTCAGTGCACATATACATTCAGAACAGGTCGTATCTGATGGTTATATGTGAAAAAGCATTCTTAAAATAATGTTTGGATTacatgaaaatatcatgttctGAAGCAGACACATGCACCTCTTTGTCTGAAGCTGTGACATAATGGCCCCAAATTTTGAGCCCTGAATTTTCCTTGATCCACTAAATATGTAATGGTATACTTTTAATATGTTATTTGGATGTCCCAAGAGATCACAAAAAAACTTCAATGACCTACTATTGCAATTGTCCCTGGGTCAAACCACAGATTGACTGGACTTGGAATTATTCAGTGTATATTGTTCAAGAGAATATTAAAAGTGTGTTAAAACAGCATCTCCAAACATTTCAGAAATTATAAATGAATTATGTTTGTAAATTTTGGAAATGGTGTATGTAACAAATATATACCTGGTGAAACTAAATCCCCCTGGAAGATAAGGAGATGTGTTATTTAATGCCCTACTTGGAGGCAAATGTTTGAAAGCTCAGGATGGATGATTTATAATTTATCAGGCAGACGAGGATTTATGTTTATTATAAATGACCATGTATTCATATGAAACTCAAACTCAGGTCTGCTATGAATTCTTAGGAACTGTGTCTGAATTAATTTTTGTTAAAGCGATGATGATTTGGTTTATTTTCCGGACGCAATATTACAACAATGCATTCACAAAGAAGAATCATCGCTATGATCCTTATGTCTGgatgtcaaattaaaaaaacgtTTTAATATCTGATCACTGTTGAAATAAAAAGTGTTGCATACTGGCACAAATTGCTGAAAGTTATTTATAAATAATACGAAAGTAATTTTCTcttaacatctttttttttttgaataaacaaaatcaaaatgaaaattattctgtctgattaaattattttgctTATGATGAATCTAAAAGCTGAAAAACATGTCGTTAAAAACTCCATCACCTGCTCTTGCATGAGAGACAGTTGGTAATGTAAGATGATGTGGTGTTATTTAAGGTCTGACTTGTGTTTGAGCAGCTGATGTGAACACTGAACTAGTCCTGTGAGTTTGTGGAGAATAAGTGAGAGCTGAGGACGCCCTCTAGTGGAGATCATGACAAACTGCAGCCTGTGGCCACATGACGACATGCTGTTAATAAATGACTCCACAGGCTGAAGCAGAGGGAGAATAATAATATCTAAGTGGTACAAGTGCTCAGTCTGTCATAACAAGCTTTACTGTGTGTTCTGTAGCATTTTGAATTCACACAAAATCAGCAACTTTATTTCACTTAAGACTTTTACTTATTAAAAAGAGAACCACATTAATCTG encodes the following:
- the LOC126407777 gene encoding E3 ubiquitin-protein ligase TRIM39-like, producing the protein MSAASCLLTEDQFLCSICLDVFTDPVTTTCGHNFCKTCITEHWSTNVPYQCPNCKEVFTTRPELQVNTLISEMAAQFRQSAQQKASSSSSEQQVSKPAEVPCDVCTGSKLKALKSCLVCLVSYCETHLEPHLTMSGLKRHQLIDPVENLEGRMCLKHDKLLELFCKTDQMCVCVLCTVSHHKTHDVVPLREEYEGKKAELKVEIQQMIQKRRLKIEEIKHSVELKKQAEGFIKELEQEISELKKRSTEVEQLSRSEDHLHVLQSFTSLNTAPPIKKWTEVSVCPLYEGTVRRTVSQLEEMISKQMKKLFTEVELKRVQQSAVDVTLDPDTAHPGLILSDDGKQVKHGDVKKNLPNSPERFDSCPNVLAKQSFSSGRFYYEVQVKGKTNWYAGVARESINRKGQITPNPQNGYWIISLRNGNEYKACADPSVSLSLKSRPEKVGVFVDYEEGLVSFYDVDAAALIYSFTGCSFTEKLCLFLSPCLNYSGSNSAPLIISPVSHTW